Proteins encoded by one window of Plasmodium cynomolgi strain B DNA, scaffold: 0087, whole genome shotgun sequence:
- a CDS encoding hypothetical protein (putative), with product MNLNTKDARSYVKKYAQNLKKLSENLQNVKNDKERCRYLNLWIYSEIGKMFPRNIDNIYELGFMHEFFSEFYEIKRSLNKECRFTYNSNISLDLWKKFKDIHDYFRNIDYIKSKIPDDKNKCPRYPEYIRYIKEIYVEYTKECCGSDTSKCPQEIYFEEWCNKSHMLEDLECTTNELEKIPDQGHTSESPQNSHKNPNQLDSPDNNNLASGNSISNILAPSILSCLGIFTTFFVLYKMTPIGTKINNALGRIGYVNNILKLEDSKELVNYNREYYNPDFQEARYNVSYNVV from the exons ATGAATCTAAATACCAAGGATGCACGCAgctatgtgaaaaaatatgcacaaaacttaaaaaaattatctgaAAACTtacaaaatgtaaagaatGATAAAGAACGTTGCagatatttaaatttatggaTATATTCTGAAATAGGTAAAATGTTTCCTAGAAATATcgataatatatatgaattgGGCTTCAtgcatgaatttttttctgaattttatgaaattaaaCGTTCACTGAATAAAGAATGTAGATTTACTTACAATAGTAATATTAGTTTAgatttatggaaaaaattcaaggaTATTCACGACTACTTCAGAAATAttgattatataaaaagcaaaatccctgacgataaaaataaatgcccTCGATATCCTGAATACATTCGTTatattaaagaaatatatgtagAATATACCAAGGAATGCTGTGGTAGTGACACAAGTAAGTGTCCtcaagaaatatattttgaggAATGGTGTAATAAGAGTCATATGTTAGAAGATTTAGAATGTACAACAAATGAACTAGAAAAGATACCTGATCAAGGGCATACTTCTGAAAGTCCACAAAATTCTCACAAAAATCCAAATCAATTGGATAGTCcggataataataatttagcTTCTGGTAATTCAATTTCTAACATTCTTGCACCATCTATTCTTTCATGTCTCGGAATATTTACAACCTTCTTcgtattatataaa atGACGCCCATTGGCACCAAGATAAATAATGCATTAGGAAGAATAGGCTATgtaaataacattttaaaattagaaGATTCAAAAGAATTAGTGAATTACAATAGAGAATATTATAATCCAGATTTTCAAGAAGCACGATATAATGTATCATACAATG